A section of the Candidatus Thioglobus sp. genome encodes:
- the tatA gene encoding twin-arginine translocase TatA/TatE family subunit — protein MMPGPFELIIILVIVLLLFGGKRLKNIGGDLGGAIKGFKKSMKEGENDKPASKDDVIEAKVVESDNEKDTK, from the coding sequence ATGATGCCAGGACCTTTTGAACTGATTATTATTTTAGTAATTGTGTTGCTACTTTTTGGTGGTAAACGCCTAAAAAACATTGGTGGTGACTTAGGTGGCGCCATTAAAGGCTTTAAAAAATCGATGAAAGAAGGTGAGAACGACAAGCCAGCTAGCAAAGATGATGTCATTGAAGCTAAAGTTGTTGAAAGCGACAACGAAAAAGATACCAAATAA
- the dnaG gene encoding DNA primase, with product MPYISQSFIDELPNQVDIVDLINKRVPLKKSGSDYRAPCPFHGGKNSNFSVNAHKQFYHCFKCGESGGAISFIQKFDNLNFVEAIETIASECGLAIEYDSNSKPVDPRFERYRLLSKKVGGFYTAQLRNSPAKDKAVQYAKARGISGTIAKRFELGFATPSNKDLLVHCENNEQEVADLKTLGLVKEGQYGDYDFFRDRLMFPIHNTKGNIIAFGGRAFEKDVKAKYLNSSESVIFSKSKELYGIYHARKYSRSMDYMLVVEGYMDVVALHQAGITKVVATLGTATSPEHLKILIRTSNVVVFCFDGDDAGRAAAWKALKITLSVIKAGAIFKFLFLPDGEDPDSLVKKESAKAFEERISKAQPLSQFLFEHLKAEVDFDTIEGKTLFLEKATALIKSVNYEVFQQQLLEGLAQVVDQSIDQVRSIADQQKPQAQEPIQVYTEMDTEYEIPNEIDLSSFSGYAEQSPAQYKPIVKKTNTKVLMSKMIALLLNYPTLAESTIEVRVRAIENSQVLLELVRSAQMDENISQSELIKPFQDKQGIFKRLNQLCVLEPHLSEVQAREEFLSILTSIENQQKAEHIKASIHHAHTLEEQQQIMQGILKGKRKA from the coding sequence ATGCCTTATATTAGTCAAAGCTTTATTGACGAACTCCCCAATCAAGTCGACATTGTTGATTTGATCAATAAACGCGTGCCACTTAAAAAATCTGGCAGTGATTATCGCGCACCTTGTCCATTTCACGGGGGTAAAAATAGCAACTTTTCAGTCAATGCCCACAAGCAATTTTATCATTGTTTTAAGTGTGGTGAGAGTGGCGGTGCTATTAGTTTTATTCAAAAATTTGACAACTTGAATTTTGTTGAAGCAATTGAAACAATTGCCAGTGAATGCGGACTAGCTATTGAATATGATTCCAATTCTAAACCTGTTGATCCGAGATTTGAGCGCTATCGATTATTATCTAAGAAAGTGGGTGGCTTTTATACAGCCCAATTACGCAATTCACCAGCCAAAGATAAAGCGGTTCAATATGCAAAAGCTAGAGGTATTAGTGGTACCATTGCCAAACGCTTCGAGTTGGGCTTTGCAACACCGAGCAATAAAGATTTACTTGTGCACTGTGAAAACAATGAACAAGAAGTTGCTGATTTAAAAACACTTGGACTGGTCAAAGAAGGTCAATACGGAGATTATGATTTTTTTCGTGATCGTCTTATGTTTCCCATTCATAACACTAAAGGTAATATTATCGCTTTTGGTGGTAGGGCATTTGAGAAAGACGTAAAGGCTAAATACTTAAACTCTTCTGAAAGTGTTATTTTTTCTAAATCAAAAGAATTGTACGGCATATATCATGCACGCAAGTATTCCAGGTCAATGGATTATATGCTTGTAGTGGAAGGCTATATGGACGTTGTGGCACTTCACCAGGCAGGCATCACCAAGGTAGTTGCTACGCTGGGTACAGCGACCAGCCCAGAACATCTGAAAATATTAATACGAACCAGTAATGTTGTTGTTTTTTGTTTTGATGGAGACGATGCAGGTCGCGCAGCGGCTTGGAAAGCCTTAAAGATTACTTTATCCGTGATTAAAGCGGGTGCAATATTTAAGTTCTTATTCCTACCCGATGGAGAGGATCCTGATTCATTAGTAAAAAAAGAGTCGGCCAAAGCTTTTGAAGAGCGAATTTCTAAAGCGCAGCCTTTGTCTCAATTTTTATTTGAGCATCTTAAGGCAGAAGTTGATTTTGATACCATTGAAGGTAAGACCTTATTTTTAGAAAAAGCAACAGCCTTAATAAAATCAGTTAATTACGAAGTATTTCAACAGCAATTACTAGAAGGGTTAGCCCAGGTAGTGGATCAAAGTATTGATCAGGTTCGTTCAATTGCAGACCAGCAAAAACCCCAAGCGCAAGAACCAATCCAAGTTTATACGGAGATGGATACGGAATACGAAATCCCTAATGAAATAGATCTGTCTAGTTTTTCAGGCTATGCAGAGCAGTCGCCAGCCCAATATAAGCCTATAGTCAAAAAGACCAATACAAAGGTATTGATGTCAAAGATGATAGCTTTATTATTAAATTATCCTACGTTAGCAGAGTCAACCATTGAGGTTAGAGTTCGTGCTATTGAAAATTCACAAGTGCTATTAGAACTTGTTAGATCTGCACAAATGGATGAGAATATTTCTCAATCAGAATTAATTAAGCCTTTTCAAGATAAGCAAGGAATTTTTAAACGATTGAATCAGTTATGTGTTCTTGAGCCTCACTTAAGTGAAGTTCAAGCTCGAGAAGAGTTTTTGTCTATTCTAACCAGCATAGAAAACCAACAAAAGGCTGAACATATAAAAGCTTCCATTCATCATGCCCATACCTTGGAAGAACAACAACAAATTATGCAAGGCATTCTTAAAGGCAAGCGAAAGGCTTAG
- the rpsO gene encoding 30S ribosomal protein S15: protein MPIDTQAIIKEYQSTDGDTGSTNVQVALLTARIKHLTEHFQTHKKDHHSRRGLLNLVSQRKKLLAYLKGSNVDAYSDLISRLGLRK, encoded by the coding sequence ATGCCAATTGATACACAAGCAATTATCAAAGAATACCAATCTACTGATGGAGATACCGGCTCTACAAACGTACAAGTCGCTTTATTAACAGCTCGCATTAAACATTTAACTGAGCATTTCCAAACGCATAAAAAAGATCACCACTCTAGAAGAGGTCTTTTGAACTTGGTTTCTCAACGTAAAAAATTACTAGCTTACCTTAAGGGTTCAAACGTGGATGCATACTCTGATTTGATTTCACGCTTAGGCCTGAGAAAATAA
- a CDS encoding thermonuclease family protein, with product MKLFIFALLISVNALSDVGNFSLDSERSLYIVDGDSMSLQMRIAGIDTPEINQTCRKRAIKMIDCGRLSKAYLQKLLKNIPGKIVIEPTGFDHYQRILVRIFKGDTNIGKLMVESGMAFSYKDTYRQEEDLAKSEKLGFWGFDTPPIEPYKWRKMKRR from the coding sequence ATGAAATTATTTATTTTCGCCTTGCTTATCTCAGTCAATGCTTTATCTGATGTAGGTAATTTTTCACTTGATAGCGAGCGGTCTCTGTATATTGTGGATGGCGATAGTATGAGTTTACAAATGCGTATTGCCGGCATAGATACGCCAGAAATTAATCAAACATGTAGAAAGCGCGCAATTAAGATGATTGATTGTGGAAGGCTATCGAAAGCCTATTTACAAAAATTACTTAAAAATATCCCAGGAAAAATTGTAATAGAACCTACTGGTTTTGATCATTATCAACGTATCTTGGTTCGTATTTTTAAAGGTGATACTAACATTGGCAAGCTTATGGTCGAGTCGGGTATGGCATTTTCTTATAAAGATACTTATCGTCAAGAAGAGGATTTAGCTAAATCAGAAAAATTAGGCTTTTGGGGTTTTGACACGCCACCTATCGAGCCATATAAATGGCGAAAAATGAAACGACGTTAG
- a CDS encoding lipid A biosynthesis acyltransferase, giving the protein MNNRKFYHPKFLPTWLLIGLMKLGAKLPFNIQVMIGKLMGMTLYRLFSRHRKIAFINISRCFPNKNKSEVETLVKQNFEALGISIFETANAYFATDNKIKSMLSIRNEHHLTQAIENKQSVILLSAHFMPLMLGGRALLLKHHIANIYRPQNNLLFDTTMREVYENHGATMIKAKDIKSLLNAIKNKLPIWYAPDQDLGVEKCVFAPFFGIQTATVSATARLAKNENTVVIPFFFNRIESGYSMNFEAPIDNYPNADAIISATITNQIIESQILKYPEQYLWTHKRFKTRPEGESDFY; this is encoded by the coding sequence ATGAATAATCGAAAATTTTATCATCCTAAATTTCTACCAACTTGGCTACTAATCGGCCTTATGAAGCTGGGCGCTAAATTACCTTTTAATATTCAAGTAATGATTGGAAAACTAATGGGTATGACTTTATATCGACTTTTTAGTCGTCATAGAAAAATTGCTTTTATTAATATATCTCGCTGTTTCCCTAATAAAAATAAATCTGAAGTCGAGACACTCGTTAAACAAAATTTTGAGGCCTTAGGCATCTCAATTTTTGAAACTGCTAATGCCTATTTTGCAACAGATAACAAAATCAAATCTATGCTTAGCATTCGTAATGAGCATCATTTAACGCAGGCTATTGAAAACAAGCAAAGTGTTATTTTATTATCAGCACACTTTATGCCATTAATGCTCGGAGGTCGTGCGCTTTTACTAAAGCATCATATCGCTAATATTTACCGTCCTCAAAATAATCTCTTATTTGATACAACCATGCGTGAAGTTTATGAAAATCATGGTGCAACTATGATTAAAGCTAAAGATATTAAATCCTTACTTAATGCTATTAAAAATAAATTACCCATTTGGTATGCGCCTGATCAAGACTTAGGCGTCGAAAAATGCGTATTCGCGCCTTTTTTTGGTATTCAAACTGCCACGGTCTCTGCTACAGCTCGTCTTGCTAAAAACGAAAATACTGTTGTAATACCTTTTTTCTTTAATCGCATAGAGTCAGGCTATAGTATGAACTTTGAAGCACCTATTGATAATTATCCTAATGCTGATGCTATCATTAGTGCCACTATAACTAATCAGATAATCGAATCGCAAATTTTAAAATACCCTGAACAATACTTATGGACACATAAACGATTCAAAACGCGTCCTGAAGGCGAGAGCGATTTTTATTAA
- a CDS encoding penicillin-binding protein 2 has translation MKFSLFKLIPGVEKVQGYWRRQGFVKFVFVALFGLFSYQAISISNTNQLGPSVQERAHNQANKVQTNTARRGDILDRNGNILASSRLLKRVILDPMLIDPEFIPGLAAALDMNEEKLSVLLERKRAIKSRYLPIKKNLTLTDPILKNLIAFKKQKTKICKKKPTHAKISLLDKALNAIQWQSVKGTKIIIDSCSNKRIGQAVVLRQDTQRYYPKSASMAPLLGRVNSENKGGSGIEAEFENILAGVNGKNHLNFTHNADKAYFNPQVQSELTHGHNIELTIDTDIQYHAYAAIKTSVLKHEADSGSAIILAPNGEVLAMVNYPADDPNDKSLYNPGHYRNRVLSDKVEPGSTMKPFTMLLALDQKKISAEDDELIDVSKSIGHLKTNREVIKYGDAITVKKILQKSHNLGTVNVSERLSKQDMYNTWSKLGFSQPLGLIPSIENSGSLRHYSSWGLMDKRTLSFGYGPMNTNLAQLARAYLVFANDGAMPNLKLIKNMFYDEEKVQIFNKKSTDKIAELLDSVASNDGSGYWSSIKGYSIAGKTGTAEMSINGSYDKNGAQRTFFAGFAPVKDPKYIMLVRLDHPKKCYSKGKKQIKRNCQGSNSAAIVFNETMKHILTNDKSIRMSLR, from the coding sequence ATGAAGTTTTCTTTATTTAAACTCATCCCTGGTGTTGAAAAAGTACAGGGATATTGGCGTCGACAAGGTTTTGTAAAATTTGTATTTGTTGCGTTATTTGGACTTTTCTCTTATCAAGCAATTTCGATTTCAAATACAAATCAATTAGGGCCATCTGTTCAAGAGCGCGCGCATAATCAAGCTAATAAAGTACAGACTAATACTGCAAGACGAGGAGACATTCTAGATAGAAATGGCAATATATTGGCCAGCTCTAGACTGCTTAAACGAGTTATCCTAGATCCTATGCTGATTGATCCAGAATTCATTCCAGGACTGGCAGCAGCATTGGACATGAATGAGGAGAAATTAAGCGTATTACTTGAAAGAAAAAGAGCAATAAAATCACGTTATTTACCCATTAAAAAAAACCTTACTCTCACCGATCCAATTCTTAAAAATTTGATTGCCTTTAAAAAACAAAAAACAAAAATTTGCAAGAAAAAACCGACTCATGCCAAAATCAGTCTACTTGATAAAGCACTTAATGCCATTCAATGGCAATCAGTTAAAGGTACAAAAATTATAATTGACAGCTGTTCAAATAAGCGAATTGGGCAAGCTGTCGTATTAAGACAAGACACTCAAAGGTATTACCCTAAGTCAGCCTCGATGGCGCCTCTTTTAGGACGTGTTAACTCAGAAAATAAAGGTGGCTCTGGCATTGAGGCAGAGTTTGAAAATATACTAGCAGGTGTTAATGGTAAAAATCATTTAAATTTTACCCATAATGCTGATAAGGCTTATTTCAATCCACAGGTGCAGTCTGAACTCACTCATGGTCATAATATTGAGCTCACCATTGATACAGATATTCAGTATCACGCTTATGCAGCTATTAAAACCTCTGTTTTAAAACATGAGGCCGATTCAGGTTCAGCTATTATTTTGGCGCCAAATGGTGAAGTGCTGGCCATGGTTAATTACCCTGCAGATGATCCTAATGATAAAAGTTTATACAACCCTGGGCATTATCGTAATCGTGTTTTGTCAGATAAAGTAGAGCCTGGCTCGACCATGAAGCCATTTACTATGCTTTTAGCACTTGATCAAAAAAAAATTAGTGCTGAAGATGACGAGCTGATAGATGTTAGTAAATCAATCGGGCATCTTAAAACGAATCGAGAGGTTATAAAATATGGTGATGCGATTACAGTTAAAAAAATACTACAAAAATCTCATAATTTAGGCACCGTTAACGTCTCTGAGCGACTCAGCAAACAAGATATGTACAATACTTGGAGTAAACTTGGATTTAGCCAGCCTTTGGGCTTAATTCCTAGTATTGAAAATTCAGGATCATTAAGGCATTATTCATCTTGGGGCTTAATGGATAAACGCACCCTTTCTTTTGGATACGGACCAATGAATACAAATCTCGCGCAACTTGCTAGGGCTTATCTTGTTTTTGCTAATGATGGAGCAATGCCTAATTTAAAACTTATTAAAAATATGTTTTATGATGAAGAAAAAGTGCAAATTTTTAATAAAAAATCAACTGATAAAATAGCAGAATTACTAGATAGCGTTGCTTCTAATGATGGCTCAGGCTATTGGTCAAGCATTAAGGGTTATAGCATTGCAGGTAAAACAGGTACAGCGGAGATGAGTATCAATGGCTCTTATGATAAGAATGGCGCTCAACGGACTTTCTTTGCAGGTTTTGCACCTGTTAAAGATCCGAAATATATTATGCTAGTCAGATTGGATCATCCTAAAAAGTGTTATTCGAAAGGCAAGAAACAAATCAAAAGAAATTGCCAAGGTTCCAACTCTGCTGCTATCGTATTTAATGAAACTATGAAGCACATTTTAACTAATGACAAATCAATTAGGATGAGCCTAAGATAA
- the gorA gene encoding glutathione-disulfide reductase: MTNKTTHYDMIAIGAGSGGLSAVERAAEYGKKCAVIEVKTIGGTCVNVGCVPKKVMWFAANTATQINSAKGFGFDVEIKNFSWKTLKEGRDNYIKGITTWYDGYLEELGIDYIHGFGKLIDQNTIIVNGVEYSADTIVLSPGGEPAVPHVEGAKYGITSDGFFELDELPKKAAVIGGGYIGVELAGVLNALGSSVEIFGRSAKLLSGFDPMIQDALDKDYTNHGIKLHHNTQIDKISKDKTIHTNKGDYSGFDVIIWAVGRNPLTQHLGLENAGVESDQRGFIPTDKFQTTNIKHIFALGDATGRAPLTPVAIAAGRRLSDRLYNGMTNRHLNYDNIATVVFSHPPIGTIGLTEIQANEKFDKVKVYKSEFTPMADALLDHKTTTALKLVCEGDDEKVVGCHIMGHGADEMLQGFAVAIKMGATKKQLDDTVAIHPSSAEELVTMR, translated from the coding sequence ATGACAAATAAAACAACACATTATGACATGATTGCAATTGGTGCTGGATCTGGCGGCTTATCAGCAGTAGAAAGAGCTGCAGAATACGGTAAGAAATGCGCTGTCATTGAAGTTAAAACCATTGGTGGCACTTGTGTCAATGTGGGTTGTGTACCGAAAAAAGTCATGTGGTTTGCAGCTAACACTGCCACACAAATTAATAGCGCCAAAGGCTTTGGCTTTGATGTTGAAATTAAAAACTTCTCTTGGAAAACTCTAAAAGAGGGTCGAGATAATTATATTAAAGGTATCACTACTTGGTATGATGGCTACTTAGAAGAATTAGGTATTGACTATATTCACGGATTTGGTAAATTAATTGACCAAAATACAATCATAGTTAATGGTGTAGAGTATAGCGCTGATACAATCGTACTTTCACCGGGTGGTGAGCCTGCTGTGCCTCATGTTGAAGGTGCAAAATATGGCATCACTTCAGATGGATTCTTTGAGCTAGATGAGTTACCTAAAAAAGCTGCTGTAATTGGTGGTGGCTATATTGGAGTTGAGCTAGCAGGTGTGTTAAATGCACTTGGTTCGTCGGTAGAAATATTTGGCAGATCTGCTAAGTTACTTAGCGGCTTTGATCCAATGATTCAAGATGCGCTAGATAAGGATTATACAAATCACGGTATTAAGCTTCATCATAACACTCAAATTGACAAAATTTCAAAAGATAAAACCATACATACCAACAAAGGTGATTACTCTGGCTTTGATGTTATTATTTGGGCAGTGGGTCGAAACCCATTGACTCAACATTTAGGGCTGGAAAATGCAGGTGTTGAATCTGATCAACGAGGCTTTATTCCTACTGATAAATTCCAAACAACTAACATTAAACATATCTTTGCACTTGGTGATGCAACAGGTCGCGCACCTCTTACGCCTGTAGCTATTGCTGCTGGAAGAAGACTGTCTGATCGTTTATATAACGGCATGACCAATCGTCATCTTAATTATGATAATATTGCAACGGTGGTTTTTTCACACCCACCAATCGGTACGATTGGCTTAACTGAAATACAAGCAAATGAAAAATTTGACAAAGTCAAAGTTTACAAATCAGAATTTACACCAATGGCTGACGCTCTGCTTGATCATAAAACAACCACTGCTTTGAAATTAGTCTGTGAAGGTGACGATGAAAAAGTAGTTGGCTGTCATATTATGGGTCATGGTGCTGATGAAATGCTACAAGGTTTTGCCGTTGCTATTAAGATGGGGGCGACCAAGAAACAGTTGGATGATACAGTAGCAATCCACCCCTCTAGTGCAGAAGAACTTGTTACCATGCGTTAG
- the mraZ gene encoding division/cell wall cluster transcriptional repressor MraZ encodes MHNLTVDAKGRIKVPTRHQVQIDSICAGQMVLSIHPDDPCLLLYPLKDWQALEEKVSALPSLNIHTKRLKRKLIGHATDCELDKAARILIPGALRDYANIGKKIILSGQGHNFELWDEETWNKQLNNLDALSKKEVIPIEISQLSL; translated from the coding sequence GTGCACAATTTAACAGTCGATGCAAAAGGGCGAATAAAAGTCCCTACGCGTCATCAGGTTCAGATCGATAGTATTTGCGCCGGACAGATGGTGCTTAGTATTCATCCTGATGATCCTTGTTTATTGTTATACCCATTAAAAGATTGGCAAGCACTAGAAGAAAAAGTTAGTGCATTGCCATCTTTGAATATTCATACCAAACGCTTAAAACGTAAACTCATTGGGCATGCAACAGATTGCGAGTTAGACAAAGCAGCTCGTATATTAATTCCAGGCGCATTAAGAGATTATGCCAACATAGGTAAAAAAATTATCCTAAGTGGTCAGGGTCATAATTTTGAATTATGGGATGAAGAAACTTGGAATAAACAACTTAATAATTTAGACGCGTTAAGCAAAAAAGAAGTCATACCAATAGAAATATCCCAATTGTCATTATGA
- the rsmH gene encoding 16S rRNA (cytosine(1402)-N(4))-methyltransferase RsmH produces MTSNHHQSVMFDESIKALELIEDGIYIDATFGRGGHSQGILDRVGDNAQLIAFDQDISAINYAKETFVDARLNLIHSSFAQMHTVIEGMGLTGKINGILMDLGVSSPQLDNAERGFSFNNEGPLDMRMNQTTGLSAAQWLAQAGEEEIANVIYQFGDEKKSRHIASRIKKFQLEQPLETTLQLANIVSEVVRGQKKKHPATRTFQAIRIFINEELKQLTETLEQSKQMLTCNGRLSIISFHSIEDRIVKRFIQKNSRQKTLPKGLPIFDQALEKMPFKDLGKQFASKDEVTHNKRSRSAILRVAAKT; encoded by the coding sequence ATGACATCAAATCATCATCAATCAGTTATGTTTGATGAATCCATCAAAGCGCTCGAATTAATCGAAGATGGCATTTATATTGATGCTACTTTTGGCCGTGGTGGACACTCACAAGGCATTTTAGATCGTGTAGGTGATAATGCTCAACTGATTGCTTTTGATCAAGATATTAGCGCTATTAATTACGCCAAAGAAACCTTTGTCGACGCTCGTTTAAACCTAATCCACAGTTCATTTGCACAAATGCATACAGTAATTGAAGGCATGGGTCTTACTGGAAAAATTAACGGTATTTTGATGGATTTGGGTGTTTCTTCGCCGCAACTTGATAATGCAGAACGAGGGTTTAGTTTTAATAACGAAGGTCCTCTTGATATGCGCATGAATCAAACCACAGGATTAAGTGCAGCGCAGTGGTTAGCGCAAGCTGGTGAGGAGGAAATTGCTAATGTTATTTACCAATTTGGAGATGAGAAAAAATCTCGTCATATTGCCAGTCGTATCAAAAAATTTCAACTAGAACAGCCACTAGAGACCACTTTACAGCTAGCAAATATTGTTAGTGAAGTGGTTAGAGGTCAAAAGAAAAAACACCCTGCCACTCGAACTTTTCAAGCTATTCGTATATTTATCAATGAAGAGTTAAAACAACTCACAGAAACATTAGAGCAGTCCAAGCAAATGTTGACTTGCAATGGTCGGTTATCTATTATTAGTTTTCACTCTATTGAAGATAGAATTGTTAAAAGATTTATTCAGAAAAATTCACGACAAAAAACATTGCCAAAAGGTTTGCCAATTTTTGATCAGGCTTTAGAAAAAATGCCTTTTAAAGATTTAGGTAAGCAGTTTGCCAGTAAAGATGAAGTAACACATAATAAACGCTCACGCAGCGCCATTCTAAGAGTGGCTGCTAAAACCTAA
- a CDS encoding phosphoribosyl-ATP diphosphatase, with translation MDDIFKQLEIILEQRKNASASSSYVSSLYSKGTDEILKKIGEESAEVIMAAKDGVDSKIIYEVADLWFHTLVLLRHKNIEVDKIEQELSRRFGLSGLEEKANRDK, from the coding sequence ATGGATGATATTTTTAAACAATTAGAGATTATTTTAGAACAGCGAAAAAATGCAAGTGCCAGCAGCTCTTACGTCTCCTCTTTATATAGCAAAGGTACCGATGAGATTTTAAAAAAAATCGGAGAAGAGTCTGCTGAAGTTATTATGGCGGCAAAAGATGGTGTTGATAGCAAAATTATTTACGAAGTAGCCGATTTATGGTTCCATACATTAGTATTACTACGACACAAGAACATAGAAGTCGATAAAATAGAGCAAGAATTATCTAGACGCTTTGGTTTATCGGGGTTAGAAGAAAAAGCCAATAGAGATAAATAA
- the hisI gene encoding phosphoribosyl-AMP cyclohydrolase, whose translation MDALEQLKFDEQGLIPAIAQDHKTNEILMFAWMNKESLALTIEKQQAVYYSRSRKKLWFKGEESGHMQIIKDIYADCDCDVILLKVEQVGGIACHTGRASCFFQKLDDNNWQTISKAIKDPKDIYG comes from the coding sequence ATGGATGCATTAGAGCAGCTAAAATTTGACGAGCAAGGGTTAATACCTGCCATTGCTCAAGATCATAAAACCAATGAAATTCTTATGTTTGCTTGGATGAACAAAGAGTCATTAGCATTGACCATCGAAAAACAACAGGCTGTGTATTATTCTCGATCTCGTAAGAAGCTTTGGTTTAAAGGCGAAGAGTCTGGTCACATGCAAATCATTAAAGATATTTATGCCGATTGTGATTGTGATGTTATCCTTCTAAAAGTTGAACAAGTTGGTGGTATTGCTTGTCACACTGGCAGAGCTTCATGCTTCTTTCAAAAATTAGATGATAATAACTGGCAAACTATAAGTAAAGCTATAAAAGACCCAAAGGATATATATGGATGA
- the prfB gene encoding peptide chain release factor 2 produces MELSPTYQKINDLLERSSLLSTHLELEEKQGRLEEVLLEMENPEIWSNPDEAQLLSQEKIKLENICQTFERAENILADAVELLDMAQAENDEQTAVGVKDDLEVIESSIAKLEFERMFNGDLDPNSAYLDIQSGSGGTEAQDWAEMVLRMYLRWGDKHNFKVKLMEASAGEVAGIKSATIHFDGEYAYGWLRSEIGIHRLVRKSPFNANGKRHTSFCSVFVSPEVDDNIDIDINKTDIRIDTYRASGAGGQHVNKTDSAVRITHLPTNTVVQCQDGRSQHANKDQAMKQLKSKLYELEMQKRNSENQELEDAKSDIGWGHQIRSYVLDQSRIKDLRTGVESSNTGDVLDGNLDKFIVASLKAGY; encoded by the coding sequence ATGGAGCTATCACCTACTTATCAAAAAATTAATGACTTACTTGAGCGTTCAAGTTTATTGTCGACGCATCTTGAGTTGGAAGAAAAACAAGGTCGCTTAGAAGAGGTTTTACTCGAAATGGAAAATCCTGAAATATGGTCGAATCCAGATGAAGCTCAACTATTAAGTCAAGAAAAGATAAAGCTAGAAAATATTTGTCAAACATTTGAGCGAGCTGAAAATATTTTAGCAGATGCAGTGGAATTGCTCGACATGGCACAGGCAGAAAATGATGAACAGACTGCTGTTGGAGTCAAAGATGATTTAGAAGTTATCGAGTCATCTATTGCTAAATTAGAGTTTGAACGCATGTTTAACGGAGACTTAGATCCTAATTCAGCCTATCTTGATATTCAGTCAGGCTCAGGCGGGACAGAAGCCCAAGATTGGGCAGAAATGGTATTACGCATGTATTTACGCTGGGGTGATAAACATAATTTTAAAGTTAAACTTATGGAAGCTTCTGCCGGTGAAGTGGCGGGCATAAAATCTGCCACCATACATTTTGATGGTGAATATGCGTATGGCTGGTTAAGAAGTGAAATTGGAATTCATCGATTGGTTAGAAAATCACCTTTTAATGCTAATGGTAAACGCCATACATCCTTTTGCTCTGTGTTTGTCTCGCCAGAAGTTGATGATAATATAGATATTGACATCAACAAAACAGACATTCGTATTGACACTTATCGCGCTAGTGGTGCAGGTGGTCAGCATGTTAACAAAACTGATTCAGCAGTACGCATCACTCATCTACCCACTAACACAGTGGTTCAATGTCAAGATGGCAGATCCCAACATGCCAATAAAGATCAAGCCATGAAGCAGTTAAAATCAAAGCTTTACGAGCTTGAAATGCAAAAGCGTAATAGTGAAAATCAAGAGCTGGAAGACGCCAAATCTGATATCGGCTGGGGTCATCAAATTCGCTCTTATGTACTTGATCAATCTCGCATTAAAGATTTACGAACTGGGGTGGAGTCAAGCAACACTGGTGATGTACTTGATGGGAATTTAGACAAATTTATTGTAGCCAGTCTTAAAGCAGGCTACTAA
- the tatB gene encoding Sec-independent protein translocase protein TatB translates to MFDIGFWEFALIGVIALVVVGPERMPSIARAAGKYAGKAKRFIAKIQEDVSEELEVDKLKEQLSAMDKDANIVEILDETKKDINDIKTDVSKTTK, encoded by the coding sequence ATGTTTGATATTGGTTTTTGGGAATTTGCCTTAATAGGTGTTATCGCCTTGGTCGTTGTGGGGCCTGAACGTATGCCTAGTATTGCTAGAGCGGCAGGCAAGTATGCTGGAAAAGCCAAGCGATTTATTGCCAAAATTCAAGAAGATGTAAGCGAAGAGTTAGAAGTTGACAAGCTTAAAGAGCAGCTCAGCGCTATGGACAAAGATGCCAATATTGTTGAGATCTTAGACGAAACCAAGAAAGATATTAATGACATCAAAACTGATGTTAGTAAAACAACAAAATGA